Proteins from a single region of Pseudodesulfovibrio portus:
- a CDS encoding ABC transporter permease, with protein MFDEVLIPLDRWVSVFIEWLVDNHREVFQTMKWPVEKMLNGFEQGLNAVHPAIIIAVICLAAWKFSGKRLAVFSLASTVVVGLLGLWEDTMITLAMVLSSVIICTLLGVPLGIMAGRSDRFEAGLRPVLDAMQTTPAFVYLVPIVMLFSVGNVAGVLATIIFALPPIIRLTSLGIRGVHPELVEAAQAFGATRWQVLTKVQIPLAMPTILAGLNQTIMMALSMVVIAALIGAGGLGSPVILGLNTLDIGRAVVGGVGIVLMAIVLDRITQSMAKRK; from the coding sequence ATGTTCGACGAAGTACTTATCCCCCTCGACCGATGGGTTTCGGTTTTTATCGAGTGGCTGGTGGATAACCACCGAGAGGTCTTCCAGACCATGAAGTGGCCCGTGGAAAAGATGCTCAACGGCTTCGAGCAGGGGCTGAACGCCGTGCACCCGGCCATCATCATCGCGGTGATCTGCCTGGCCGCATGGAAATTCTCCGGCAAACGGCTGGCCGTTTTCTCCCTGGCCTCCACCGTCGTGGTCGGCTTGCTCGGCCTGTGGGAGGACACCATGATCACCCTGGCCATGGTCCTGTCCTCGGTCATCATCTGCACCCTGCTGGGGGTTCCGCTCGGCATCATGGCCGGACGCAGCGACCGCTTCGAGGCGGGATTGCGACCGGTGCTCGACGCCATGCAGACCACCCCGGCCTTCGTCTACCTCGTGCCCATCGTCATGCTTTTTTCCGTGGGCAACGTGGCCGGCGTGCTGGCGACCATCATCTTCGCCCTGCCGCCCATCATCAGGCTGACCAGCCTGGGCATACGCGGAGTGCATCCCGAACTGGTGGAAGCGGCCCAGGCCTTCGGGGCCACCCGCTGGCAGGTGCTGACCAAGGTCCAGATTCCCCTGGCCATGCCCACCATCCTGGCCGGGCTCAACCAGACCATCATGATGGCCCTGTCCATGGTCGTCATCGCCGCGCTCATCGGCGCGGGGGGACTCGGCTCCCCCGTCATCCTCGGCTTGAACACCCTGGACATCGGGCGGGCGGTCGTCGGCGGCGTGGGCATCGTGCTCATGGCCATCGTCCTGGACCGCATCACCCAGTCCATGGCTAAAAGAAAATAA
- the proV gene encoding glycine betaine/L-proline ABC transporter ATP-binding protein ProV, with protein sequence MGTIRVENLYKIFGNKPRKALGMLKEGHDKQSVLDSTGMTVGVNNASFTIQSGEIFVIMGLSGSGKSTIVRLLNRLIEPTAGRVIVDGHDVTAMSSDELVKFRLFNMSMVFQSFALMPHLTVLDNAAFGLELAGEDKEKRHERAREALAQVGLAGWEDQYPDQLSGGMQQRVGLARGLAVDPEILLMDEAFSALDPLIRTEMQDELLKLQEEQQRTIVFISHDLDEALRIGDRIAIMEGGNVVQVGTPDEILQNPANDYVRAFFRGVDPTNVISAGDIVRDSHPTIVVTKKGSLRAAHEILSGSEREHGYALDAKHRFLGIISSEGVRDAIEEGLPDKTLSEVFLEDGEPVNFDESMQDILPMVASSPWPVPVVDANGVYKGVVSKNRFLRTLQRTEETINGEGDI encoded by the coding sequence ATGGGTACCATCCGCGTCGAAAACCTGTACAAAATATTCGGGAACAAACCCCGGAAGGCCTTGGGAATGCTCAAGGAAGGACATGACAAGCAGTCCGTCCTCGACTCCACCGGCATGACCGTCGGCGTCAACAATGCGTCCTTCACCATCCAGTCCGGCGAAATCTTCGTCATCATGGGGCTGTCCGGATCGGGCAAGTCCACCATCGTCCGGCTGCTCAACCGTCTCATCGAGCCCACGGCGGGCCGCGTCATCGTTGACGGCCATGACGTCACGGCCATGAGCAGCGACGAGCTGGTCAAGTTCCGGCTGTTCAACATGAGCATGGTCTTCCAGTCTTTCGCCCTCATGCCCCACCTGACCGTGCTGGACAACGCGGCCTTCGGGCTGGAACTGGCCGGCGAAGACAAGGAAAAGCGCCATGAGCGGGCGCGCGAGGCCCTGGCCCAGGTCGGGCTTGCCGGATGGGAAGACCAGTATCCGGACCAACTCAGCGGCGGCATGCAGCAACGCGTCGGCCTGGCGCGTGGCCTGGCCGTGGACCCGGAAATCCTGCTCATGGACGAGGCGTTCTCCGCACTCGACCCGCTCATCCGCACAGAAATGCAGGATGAACTGCTGAAACTCCAGGAAGAGCAGCAGCGGACCATCGTCTTCATCTCCCACGACCTGGACGAGGCCCTGCGAATCGGCGACCGCATCGCCATCATGGAAGGCGGCAACGTGGTCCAGGTGGGCACGCCCGACGAAATCCTGCAGAACCCGGCCAACGACTATGTTCGGGCCTTTTTCCGAGGCGTGGACCCGACCAACGTCATCAGCGCCGGAGACATCGTGCGCGACTCCCACCCGACCATCGTGGTCACCAAGAAAGGCAGCCTGCGCGCGGCCCACGAGATCCTCAGCGGCAGCGAGCGGGAGCATGGATATGCCCTCGACGCCAAGCACCGCTTCCTGGGCATCATTTCTTCCGAGGGCGTCCGGGACGCCATCGAGGAAGGACTGCCCGACAAAACGCTCAGCGAGGTGTTCCTCGAAGATGGCGAACCCGTGAATTTCGACGAATCCATGCAGGACATCCTGCCCATGGTCGCATCCAGCCCCTGGCCCGTGCCGGTGGTTGACGCCAACGGCGTCTACAAGGGCGTGGTCTCAAAAAACCGGTTCCTGCGCACACTCCAACGCACCGAAGAAACCATAAACGGCGAAGGAGACATATAG